Proteins from a genomic interval of Actinoalloteichus hymeniacidonis:
- a CDS encoding helix-turn-helix domain-containing protein produces the protein MAGNNRSPRARALAAALREARNATGLTQRGLAERIGAPHSRITRYESGSRVPKENETATILGALGTDPSTRERILEMARDVDRETWSEVSQQGSPTQLDTLARYERSAVALTDVSSVLIPGLCQTPGYARAIMSSAPDRFPASEVERRVLYRLGRQRVLDGPNAPTFTAIIDEPGLIRRIGGREVMAEQLDHLAWMATKPGIDIRVISIDSKYHHAMVGGWFVMEFAEADPVIQLEHFNASTFVHARLTTRSFIEARDNLLDVSMSPEESVQLIATHADHHRRGDELYDRT, from the coding sequence ATGGCAGGCAACAATCGATCGCCGCGGGCACGTGCATTGGCCGCTGCACTGCGGGAAGCCCGCAACGCAACGGGCCTGACACAGCGTGGTCTGGCCGAACGGATCGGCGCCCCGCACTCCCGGATCACTCGGTATGAGAGCGGTTCCAGGGTGCCGAAAGAAAACGAAACGGCAACGATTCTTGGCGCGTTGGGGACCGACCCGTCCACCAGGGAGCGAATCCTGGAGATGGCCCGAGACGTCGACCGCGAAACGTGGTCAGAGGTCAGCCAACAGGGATCACCGACGCAGCTCGACACGCTCGCCCGTTACGAGCGCTCTGCCGTCGCGCTCACGGACGTCTCGTCGGTCCTGATCCCCGGCCTGTGTCAGACGCCGGGGTACGCACGGGCGATCATGTCCAGTGCGCCGGACAGGTTCCCCGCGTCCGAGGTGGAACGCCGAGTGCTGTACCGGCTGGGCAGGCAGCGGGTACTCGACGGACCGAACGCCCCGACGTTCACAGCGATCATCGACGAGCCGGGACTCATCCGCCGAATCGGTGGACGCGAGGTGATGGCGGAGCAGCTCGACCATTTGGCGTGGATGGCCACGAAGCCAGGCATCGACATCCGAGTGATATCAATCGACTCGAAATACCACCATGCGATGGTCGGTGGATGGTTTGTCATGGAGTTCGCCGAGGCTGACCCGGTGATCCAGCTGGAGCACTTCAACGCTTCCACGTTTGTGCACGCGAGGCTGACCACAAGATCATTCATAGAGGCGCGGGATAACCTCCTGGACGTCTCGATGAGTCCGGAAGAGTCGGTCCAGCTGATCGCGACGCACGCGGATCACCACCGTCGAGGAGACGAACTCTATGACCGTACCTAA
- a CDS encoding DUF397 domain-containing protein → MTVPKNSLWGWRKTARSGPEGNCVELGQAPGLVGIRDTKNRDGGTLVVDRELFGAFLAAVKTNRLG, encoded by the coding sequence ATGACCGTACCTAAGAACTCCCTGTGGGGGTGGCGGAAGACGGCCCGGAGTGGGCCGGAAGGCAACTGCGTCGAACTCGGCCAAGCCCCCGGCTTGGTTGGTATCCGGGACACGAAGAACCGGGATGGCGGCACGTTGGTTGTAGATCGGGAGCTGTTCGGCGCGTTCCTGGCCGCAGTGAAGACCAACCGTCTCGGCTGA
- a CDS encoding DUF397 domain-containing protein encodes MVGIRDTKNRDGGTLVVERAAFGAFLTAVKTNRLG; translated from the coding sequence TTGGTCGGCATCAGAGACACCAAGAACCGCGACGGCGGCACCCTCGTGGTCGAACGCGCGGCGTTCGGCGCGTTCCTGACCGCGGTGAAGACCAACCGCCTCGGCTGA
- a CDS encoding DUF397 domain-containing protein, with protein MRTITVEIGQAPGLVGIRDTKNRSGGTLVIEDAVFSVFLTAVKANRYY; from the coding sequence ATGCGGACCATCACCGTCGAGATCGGGCAGGCTCCCGGCTTGGTCGGCATCAGAGACACCAAGAACCGCAGCGGCGGGACTCTCGTGATCGAAGATGCGGTGTTCAGTGTGTTCCTGACTGCGGTGAAGGCCAACCGGTATTACTGA
- the speD gene encoding adenosylmethionine decarboxylase codes for MIHAVYDITGCTIPNPESTELLEAMRAAVARLGCTVLGELPVVFQPHGATCVLVLAESHLTVSTWPEHNLAHVDLFTCRADTDPEEAIAPILAALGGETVHGQRIGRLGPTGIAAASAPAGAGVR; via the coding sequence GTGATCCACGCCGTCTACGACATCACCGGCTGCACCATCCCCAATCCCGAATCCACCGAGCTGTTGGAAGCCATGCGTGCCGCCGTCGCTCGACTCGGCTGCACGGTGCTCGGCGAACTGCCCGTGGTGTTCCAGCCGCACGGCGCCACCTGCGTGCTGGTGCTGGCCGAGTCCCACCTGACCGTGTCCACCTGGCCCGAGCACAACCTCGCGCACGTCGACCTATTCACCTGCCGTGCCGATACCGACCCGGAAGAGGCGATCGCCCCGATCCTCGCCGCGCTCGGCGGGGAAACTGTGCACGGCCAGCGAATCGGTCGGCTCGGCCCCACCGGCATCGCTGCTGCCTCGGCGCCGGCAGGGGCGGGTGTCCGGTGA
- a CDS encoding methyltransferase domain-containing protein: MSGNETVADANKYWRRYYAERFRFGLGTEDILAALMTIPPIPTWVDLGCGSESMLWAIALRAQQLVAVDVDRTRLKILGRFAELARPRGVHTTALALCGRAEPDDFLARCRSLVARVCADCLNGSLPADLTATAFDLVTQFGLLGLCRNDEHFTTRFAEIHRLLAPGGWTAGANWVARDRSGRVQLNRRLYQHAATQAGVHLLFLKRITTADPEFPAVWTYVGRTMPCPPAEPLSHQTEGR; encoded by the coding sequence GTGAGCGGGAACGAGACCGTGGCCGACGCGAACAAGTACTGGCGGCGCTACTACGCCGAGCGGTTTCGCTTCGGCCTGGGCACCGAGGACATCCTCGCCGCCCTGATGACCATCCCGCCCATTCCGACCTGGGTGGATCTGGGCTGCGGATCGGAGTCGATGCTGTGGGCTATCGCCCTGCGCGCCCAGCAACTCGTTGCGGTCGACGTCGATCGCACACGGCTAAAGATCCTGGGCCGGTTCGCCGAACTCGCCCGGCCTCGCGGCGTGCACACGACCGCACTGGCGCTGTGCGGGCGCGCCGAGCCCGACGATTTCCTGGCACGCTGCCGCTCATTGGTCGCACGGGTCTGCGCCGACTGCCTGAATGGTTCGCTGCCAGCCGACCTGACCGCGACCGCCTTCGACCTGGTGACCCAGTTCGGGTTGCTCGGCTTGTGCCGCAACGACGAGCACTTCACCACCCGGTTCGCCGAGATTCACCGCCTGCTCGCGCCGGGCGGCTGGACCGCCGGCGCCAACTGGGTTGCCCGCGACCGAAGCGGGCGAGTCCAACTGAACCGTCGGCTCTACCAACACGCCGCCACCCAGGCAGGCGTTCACCTGCTGTTCCTCAAGCGGATCACGACCGCCGATCCCGAGTTTCCCGCCGTGTGGACCTACGTCGGAAGGACAATGCCATGCCCGCCAGCCGAACCGCTCAGCCACCAGACCGAGGGGAGATGA
- a CDS encoding class I SAM-dependent methyltransferase: MIATSDAVTVVQSYVRRARFARAEAITVRWPRLLRGLLRTGPHVAEIPCGTGHFVTEYAQAGATVTLVDACPEMLAAAVEHAVNAGVPAERTVLAVAYVHELEFLSEVELVVMPNAALNQLACQSSLTDMLTALRQALRPGVEVLAQVACTHPDGGVDSATFYDAARQHRVWLPDRWFDPAHAGGAALRRRRQHRDDARLRIEFDYVDPAGHSLYATTVELALFSIQQLRNAFTTAGFVHVRFLPGQGGLSEVLATTNPGAQR, from the coding sequence GTGATCGCGACCAGCGACGCCGTCACCGTGGTCCAGTCCTACGTGCGACGGGCACGGTTCGCCCGCGCCGAAGCCATCACCGTTCGCTGGCCCCGGCTGCTGCGCGGGTTACTGCGCACCGGCCCGCACGTGGCGGAAATCCCGTGCGGCACAGGGCATTTCGTGACCGAGTACGCCCAGGCAGGCGCCACGGTGACGCTGGTGGACGCCTGTCCGGAGATGCTCGCCGCCGCCGTCGAGCACGCGGTCAACGCCGGTGTACCCGCCGAACGAACGGTCTTGGCGGTGGCCTACGTACACGAGCTGGAGTTCCTTTCCGAGGTCGAGCTCGTGGTGATGCCGAACGCCGCGCTGAACCAGCTCGCCTGCCAATCGTCGCTGACCGACATGCTGACCGCGCTCCGGCAGGCACTGCGTCCCGGCGTCGAGGTGCTCGCGCAGGTGGCGTGCACGCATCCCGATGGCGGGGTGGACTCCGCCACGTTCTACGACGCTGCCCGCCAGCATCGGGTGTGGTTACCCGACCGCTGGTTCGATCCCGCCCACGCCGGTGGGGCGGCCCTGCGGCGTCGCCGTCAGCACCGGGACGATGCCCGGTTGCGCATCGAGTTCGACTACGTCGACCCCGCAGGACACAGCCTCTACGCGACCACGGTGGAGCTGGCCCTGTTCTCCATCCAGCAGCTGCGGAACGCGTTCACCACCGCCGGATTCGTCCACGTGCGGTTCCTGCCCGGACAGGGCGGGCTGTCCGAGGTCCTGGCCACCACCAATCCCGGAGCCCAGCGGTGA
- a CDS encoding NAD(P)-dependent oxidoreductase, with translation MPDSTDLVIGFPRESSVGDRRTLLTPAVACVLAEAGFEVLAEPGLGAGVFCDDAELTAQGVRFAAPDEVWAAPLVLRYKSVNPNELSRLRPGQSIGALFHAEGDPALLAALTDSGVTAYSYEFLEEDGRFPMAAPGGEIAGIQSILYGAQALQTVEGGRGVLLAEVAGAVTPQVVVIGCGTVGAAAARTAAALGARVTVLARSQDSASRYLPDAPAGVRVAVNTPELRSRVLAEADLVVGAILISTFDTPPMITETDLRGMKAGAVIVDATCGYGEGYLPTAGTVQQPGDAPRVTQGVLHVKLDALPALVPVTTTAAYTTNAAPYLVRLARVALSGVSDAAIKTARIAQGGRLVHPVCRQHALFYGVPA, from the coding sequence ATGCCCGACAGTACCGACCTCGTAATCGGCTTCCCGCGCGAATCCAGCGTCGGTGACCGGCGTACGTTGCTCACCCCGGCGGTCGCGTGCGTCCTGGCCGAGGCGGGGTTCGAGGTTCTTGCCGAACCGGGCCTCGGTGCGGGGGTCTTCTGCGACGACGCCGAGCTCACCGCGCAAGGTGTGCGGTTCGCCGCACCGGATGAGGTGTGGGCCGCGCCGCTGGTGTTGCGCTACAAGTCCGTCAACCCGAATGAGCTGTCTCGGTTGCGGCCCGGTCAGTCGATCGGCGCGCTGTTCCACGCGGAGGGCGACCCCGCTCTGCTCGCCGCGTTGACGGACAGCGGCGTCACGGCATACAGCTACGAGTTCCTCGAAGAGGATGGCCGATTCCCGATGGCGGCCCCCGGTGGGGAAATTGCCGGTATCCAGTCGATTCTGTATGGCGCACAAGCACTTCAGACTGTCGAAGGTGGACGCGGGGTGCTGCTGGCCGAGGTCGCCGGAGCGGTCACACCCCAGGTGGTGGTGATCGGGTGCGGCACCGTCGGTGCGGCTGCGGCCCGCACCGCTGCTGCGCTCGGAGCGCGGGTCACCGTCCTTGCGCGCTCGCAGGACTCGGCAAGCCGGTACCTGCCGGATGCCCCGGCTGGCGTACGGGTCGCGGTCAACACGCCGGAGCTGCGCTCGCGCGTCCTGGCCGAGGCGGACCTCGTCGTCGGCGCGATCCTGATCTCGACGTTCGACACGCCTCCGATGATCACCGAGACCGACCTGCGCGGGATGAAGGCCGGCGCGGTGATCGTGGACGCCACCTGCGGGTATGGCGAGGGCTACTTGCCCACGGCAGGGACGGTTCAGCAACCGGGCGATGCCCCGCGCGTGACTCAAGGCGTGCTCCACGTGAAGCTCGACGCCCTCCCGGCACTGGTGCCGGTCACCACGACTGCGGCGTACACCACTAACGCCGCGCCGTACCTGGTGCGCCTGGCCCGTGTCGCCTTGTCCGGCGTGAGCGACGCGGCGATCAAGACAGCCCGGATCGCCCAGGGCGGCCGACTGGTGCATCCGGTGTGCCGTCAGCACGCCCTGTTCTACGGAGTCCCGGCGTGA
- a CDS encoding XRE family transcriptional regulator: protein MAGRAPKNPATALGVSPLRRARLSIPATLEQVCEDLDKRSKEGSSGVTPSMLSGWELGKHITSIRYRRVLADYYAQPPEVLFAHQDQKLTAASETPRLLVGHHDLRSAMTELVRDAGQYLAVMGSRSRDAAYLDAIETVLAQRPELVHYRVLFGPPHHQVLKDHLLRLMKIRDPHDRSLGLKTLHIGIVEDDSGTPERFFCASESTAVVPIPSLTSSEAFDSGVLFEAAVAERLIDHVRQVYAGARRVESDQALRGLPTVQSETLKRCPAERG, encoded by the coding sequence ATGGCCGGGCGTGCACCCAAGAACCCGGCAACCGCTCTGGGGGTATCCCCGCTGCGGCGAGCGCGCCTGTCGATCCCGGCCACGCTGGAGCAGGTCTGCGAAGATCTCGACAAACGGTCGAAAGAAGGCTCGTCCGGCGTCACGCCGAGTATGTTGTCCGGTTGGGAGCTGGGCAAGCACATCACCAGCATCAGGTACCGCAGGGTGCTCGCAGACTACTATGCCCAGCCCCCGGAAGTGCTGTTCGCCCACCAAGACCAAAAGCTCACCGCCGCATCCGAGACACCGCGCCTGCTGGTCGGCCACCACGATCTGCGCTCTGCCATGACCGAGCTGGTCCGCGACGCCGGCCAGTACCTCGCGGTTATGGGATCGCGCTCACGTGACGCGGCCTACCTCGACGCGATCGAGACCGTGCTAGCGCAGCGACCCGAGCTGGTTCACTACCGGGTCCTGTTCGGTCCGCCGCACCACCAGGTCCTCAAGGACCACCTGTTGAGACTGATGAAGATCCGCGATCCACACGACCGCAGCCTCGGGTTGAAGACGCTGCACATCGGCATCGTCGAGGACGACTCCGGAACCCCGGAGCGGTTCTTCTGCGCCTCGGAGTCCACCGCCGTTGTGCCGATCCCTTCACTGACCTCGTCCGAGGCGTTCGACTCCGGAGTGCTATTCGAGGCGGCAGTCGCCGAACGCCTGATCGACCACGTACGACAGGTCTACGCCGGAGCCCGTCGGGTCGAGAGTGACCAGGCCTTGCGCGGCCTGCCGACCGTGCAAAGCGAGACACTCAAACGATGCCCAGCAGAGCGTGGATGA
- a CDS encoding M20 family metallopeptidase, whose translation MLAAATEDHESVIALTRELVAIPSRGGIDPYEPVLNRLSGWLEQRNLASTVLKDKTGATVGLTCEIRGTRPGPRWVLDACLDTAPFGDETAWTYAPTAAIIVDGWLFGRGSADSKSGAAIFCHIATRLATMTHQLRGSLVLLFDVDEHTGAFGGAKRYFEGPDAPDDVAGVMIGYPGMDKLVVGGRGVHRVKLHVHGVASHSGGSKTTPSAIEKSANLVRVLSAAELADSASSEFPMAGKLTVTAIEGGQGYSVTPDLCTLHVDVRTTRNFDDEDAARLLKHLVAQVDDAWPGTQPTLIQVDTRWPAFSLAEDSLLRTAILDAATTVGVEVEPKIAGPSNIGNYLAGLNIPATAGFGVDYVGLHGTDERIRLATIPTIQAIYHAAVLTLLCP comes from the coding sequence GTGCTGGCCGCAGCCACCGAGGACCACGAGTCGGTCATCGCCCTGACCCGTGAACTGGTCGCTATCCCCAGCCGGGGCGGTATCGACCCCTACGAGCCGGTGCTCAACCGGTTGAGCGGCTGGCTGGAACAGCGCAACCTCGCCAGCACCGTACTCAAGGACAAGACCGGCGCCACGGTCGGCCTGACCTGCGAGATCCGCGGAACGCGTCCCGGTCCCCGCTGGGTACTCGACGCCTGCTTGGACACGGCGCCTTTCGGCGACGAGACTGCCTGGACCTATGCGCCGACCGCAGCAATCATCGTAGACGGGTGGCTCTTCGGGCGCGGTAGCGCCGACTCCAAGTCCGGCGCCGCGATCTTCTGCCACATCGCCACCCGGCTCGCCACCATGACCCACCAACTGCGCGGCAGCCTGGTGCTGCTGTTCGATGTTGACGAGCACACCGGAGCCTTCGGCGGAGCGAAACGCTACTTCGAAGGGCCGGACGCGCCCGACGACGTGGCCGGCGTGATGATCGGCTACCCCGGTATGGACAAACTCGTCGTCGGCGGACGCGGCGTGCACCGCGTCAAACTGCACGTGCACGGTGTGGCCTCGCACTCCGGTGGCAGCAAAACCACCCCGAGCGCCATCGAGAAGTCCGCCAACCTGGTTCGGGTGCTCTCCGCCGCTGAACTCGCCGACAGCGCCAGCTCCGAATTCCCGATGGCCGGCAAGCTCACCGTGACCGCGATCGAGGGAGGCCAGGGCTACTCGGTCACCCCGGACCTGTGCACCCTTCACGTCGACGTCCGCACCACCCGCAACTTCGACGACGAAGACGCCGCGCGCCTGCTCAAACACCTCGTCGCCCAAGTCGATGATGCGTGGCCCGGAACCCAACCAACCCTCATCCAGGTCGACACTCGCTGGCCCGCGTTCTCACTCGCCGAGGACTCCCTCCTGCGCACCGCCATCCTCGATGCCGCCACAACGGTCGGTGTCGAGGTCGAGCCCAAGATCGCCGGACCGTCCAATATCGGCAACTACCTTGCTGGCCTGAATATCCCCGCCACCGCAGGTTTCGGCGTCGACTACGTCGGCCTACACGGCACCGACGAACGCATCCGCTTGGCTACCATTCCCACCATCCAAGCCATCTATCACGCTGCGGTACTAACGCTCCTGTGTCCGTAG
- a CDS encoding DUF397 domain-containing protein — MDGDQAERGANCVEIGQAPGLVGIRDTKNRDGGTLVVGRAAFGAFLTAVKTNRLG; from the coding sequence GTGGATGGGGATCAAGCCGAACGTGGAGCCAACTGCGTCGAGATCGGGCAGGCTCCCGGCTTGGTCGGCATCAGAGACACCAAGAACCGCGACGGCGGCACTCTCGTGGTCGGACGCGCGGCGTTCGGTGCGTTCCTGACCGCAGTGAAGACCAACCGCCTCGGCTGA
- a CDS encoding NUDIX hydrolase — MTASTSTITPRIGARVLLLDPADRLLLIHALDPADPDHHWWELPGGGLDEGEDLHDAARREVAEETGIMLPALGRELWVRESRFRYKDRDHHRIEHVFLGRTPSTAPQVALKPTENEKAGLIERRWWPADELRQCRDKLLPATLPALLADLLAGRFSPTPLTLVD; from the coding sequence ATGACCGCCTCGACCAGCACCATCACGCCTCGCATCGGCGCCCGTGTCCTATTGCTGGACCCCGCCGACCGTCTGCTGCTCATCCACGCTCTCGACCCCGCCGACCCCGATCACCACTGGTGGGAATTGCCCGGTGGTGGATTGGACGAGGGCGAAGACCTTCACGACGCTGCGCGGCGCGAAGTCGCCGAGGAGACCGGAATCATGCTCCCCGCCCTCGGCCGCGAGCTGTGGGTCCGCGAATCCCGCTTCCGCTACAAGGACCGTGACCACCACCGCATCGAGCACGTTTTCCTCGGCCGCACCCCCAGCACCGCGCCGCAGGTCGCACTCAAGCCCACCGAGAACGAGAAAGCCGGGCTGATCGAACGCCGTTGGTGGCCGGCCGACGAACTGCGGCAGTGCCGCGACAAGCTCTTGCCCGCGACCCTGCCTGCCCTGCTCGCCGACCTGCTCGCGGGCCGGTTCAGTCCCACGCCCCTCACGCTCGTCGACTGA